A region of the Paenibacillus sp. J23TS9 genome:
AACAGACTTTTCAAAGTGCCTATCAAGAGGAAGAGCGAAGGCTAAATGCAACTATTGCGGAAATTGATAAGCAGCTTGGGCGGCTGCGCGGCATCGATGTCTATACAGGACATGACTTTACTGAGCAAGTTCTGGAGGCAGGACGTGAGGAGAAAAGGCAGTCGCTGGCCAAAAGCCTGCCGGCACCTTACTTCGGACGGCTGGATTTCCAAGAAAACAAAGATGGAGAGCCAAAACCGCTCTATATCGGAAAAATCGGTGTGGATCACGGGGAAGTCGGAGATCAGCCGATGGTCATTGATTGGCGGGCACCGATTGCCAGCGTATTTTATTCCTTTACCGGGGGCGATGACCCGGCTGCGTACGAAGCACCGGAGGGAACCATTGAGGGCCTGGTGTATTTAAAACGCAACCTAGTCATCCGGAAACAAATTTTGGAACGGGTATCCGATACGTATGACCGCGACAGCGATCAGCCGGCTGTATCGGATGAATTTCTCGTTTACCGGCTGGGTGAGAACAAGGATAACAAGCTGCGTGATATCGTCTCCACCATTCAGGCGGAACAGGACCAGATTATTCGAGCGGCGAAAAACACGGCACTGATCATTCAGGGGGTTGCGGGAAGCGGAAAAACAACCGTTGCCCTTCACCGTCTCGCCTTTTTGCTGTATCAGTATAAGGAGCAGGTTACGGCTGAGAAAATGATTATTTTCGCGCCGAACCATATGTTCCTGGATTATATTTCGGATGTGCTGCCAGAGCTTGGTGTAGGGGATATCCAGCAGAGTACGTTCACGGATTGGGCCTTGAAGCTGCTTGGCATAGATCTTGCGATTGCGGATACGTCCGAAACGCTTGATTACTGGTTTGAGTCAGCTGGAGGGATGCCTGAAGTGAATGATGAGGTACCCGGCCGGTTTAAGGGCTCAATCAGCTTCATGAATATGATTCGCAGCTGCCTGGAATCCATGGAAAATGTTTCAGTGCCCGAAGCGGATTTCATGCCGTGGGAAGGTGCTGTGCTGAAGCGAAGTATGATTCTTCACTGGTTCAATGAGGAATACAAGCCGTATCCGCTAGCTAAGCGCAAAGAACGGGTCATGGCGAGAATTCACCGCTGGGTCGAGATGGAGCTGAAGAAATCGCCATCGGCTGCGGCGCTGAAGGAACGGAAGAAAAAGGCAGCCCAGCGCGAGAAATCCTATGCGACCAAATGGCCGAAATACGAGCCGCTTGTGCTGTATAAGCAGATGTTCAAGGCGTTGAAGCTGCAGGCAGGCTGGCCTGAGGAACTGCTTGCGCTTATTCCGGACAGTGTAATGAAATCAACGCAAAAGGATTTGAAAAAGGATATTATCCGTGAAGAGGACCTGCCAGGGCTTCTGTACATCCATTATCTGCTCCATGACATTACGGGTGAACAGCGCTTTGATCATATTGTTATTGATGAGGCGCAGGATTTCTCTCCGTTCCAGGTTGCCGTTCTTGATTTGTTTGTTCGAGGTCATTCCTTTACCATACTCGGCGATCTGTCCCAAGGCATTCATGCGTACCGGGGAGTCCACAGTTGGGAAGAAATGAGCTCATTGTTCGCTCCGGAGCAAACGGCTTATTTTGCCCTGACGCGAAGCTATCGATCGACCATGGAAATCATAGAATTTGCCAACCGTATTTTGGAAAAGGGTGTGAACAGCGATCTCCTTGCCGTACCGGTGTTCCGGAGCGGAAATCCGGTACGTATGATTCCTTACGGGGGTCATGAGCAGGAGCGGCTGAATGATCTCCGCAAAGGGATGCAGAAGCTGTCTACGGGTGAATACCGCACGGTTGCTATTTTGACACGGACTCTTAAGGAAGCGAAGGAGCTGTATGAACAGCTGCTGCCTGACATTCCGGAGCTTCATTTGATCGATGGCGGGAAAAAAGCGTATGAGGGAGGACTTTCCGTCCTGCCGGTCTACCTCTCGAAAGGTCTTGAATTCGATGCTGTTATCGTAGCGGACGCGGATCCGGTGCATTATGGTACTTCGGCTTGGGATGCCAAGCTGATGTATGTGGGCTGCACGCGTGCACTCCATGAGCTGTGGCTGATGCATGAAGGCCCTCTTCCGGATTATTTGCAAAATATGCACGAAGATATTGCGGTCACAGGCTGGTAATCCGGCTTGCTGCAAAAGAGAACTGTCACATGAAGACAGTTCTCTTTTTTTTTATTTTTCCAAGCGTTGACAAAATCAATAAAACAGAATATAGTGGATTTATAAATGAATGAACAATTCATTCAACAAAACGGAGGAATAATTATGTTAAATGTGCAAAAGGAAAATTCGGTCTTGCCATGGTCTATCCGGAACAAATATGTACTCATTACAGGGGCAACCAGTGGCATTGGGCTTGCCGCGGCGCTTAAGCTGGCAAAGGATGGTGCAAGACTCGGCATCATTGCCCGGAACAGGGATAGAGCCGTGGAATGCGTAGAACGGATCCGTACGGAAAGTGGTATGCATCATGACCAAATCGATATTTTTATAGCTGATATGGGCTCTCTCCGCTCTGTTCGGCAGGTTGCCGGTGAAATTCTCGAAGCTTGCCCGCATATTGATGTGCTGGTCAACAATGCAGGTGCCTTTTACGATCAGAGACACTGGAGCGAAGATAAATTTGAAATGACATGGGCTGTAAATCATCTGGGACCGTTTCTGTTGACCATTCTGCTATTGGACCGTCTTAAAGAAAATAGAGAGGCCCGGATTATCTTCACCTCTTCGCATGGTCATAAAATGGCGAGAGAGGGGATTGGTTACGATGATCTGGATGGCCATCGCTTATATAGTCCGTTCAAAAGGCTTCTCGGTGGTGCCAATCTCCGATATGGCGAAACGAAGCTAGCTAATCTGCTGCTCACGGTGGAGCTTGCCAAAAGATTGC
Encoded here:
- a CDS encoding UvrD-helicase domain-containing protein yields the protein MEQTFQSAYQEEERRLNATIAEIDKQLGRLRGIDVYTGHDFTEQVLEAGREEKRQSLAKSLPAPYFGRLDFQENKDGEPKPLYIGKIGVDHGEVGDQPMVIDWRAPIASVFYSFTGGDDPAAYEAPEGTIEGLVYLKRNLVIRKQILERVSDTYDRDSDQPAVSDEFLVYRLGENKDNKLRDIVSTIQAEQDQIIRAAKNTALIIQGVAGSGKTTVALHRLAFLLYQYKEQVTAEKMIIFAPNHMFLDYISDVLPELGVGDIQQSTFTDWALKLLGIDLAIADTSETLDYWFESAGGMPEVNDEVPGRFKGSISFMNMIRSCLESMENVSVPEADFMPWEGAVLKRSMILHWFNEEYKPYPLAKRKERVMARIHRWVEMELKKSPSAAALKERKKKAAQREKSYATKWPKYEPLVLYKQMFKALKLQAGWPEELLALIPDSVMKSTQKDLKKDIIREEDLPGLLYIHYLLHDITGEQRFDHIVIDEAQDFSPFQVAVLDLFVRGHSFTILGDLSQGIHAYRGVHSWEEMSSLFAPEQTAYFALTRSYRSTMEIIEFANRILEKGVNSDLLAVPVFRSGNPVRMIPYGGHEQERLNDLRKGMQKLSTGEYRTVAILTRTLKEAKELYEQLLPDIPELHLIDGGKKAYEGGLSVLPVYLSKGLEFDAVIVADADPVHYGTSAWDAKLMYVGCTRALHELWLMHEGPLPDYLQNMHEDIAVTGW
- a CDS encoding SDR family NAD(P)-dependent oxidoreductase, with the translated sequence MLNVQKENSVLPWSIRNKYVLITGATSGIGLAAALKLAKDGARLGIIARNRDRAVECVERIRTESGMHHDQIDIFIADMGSLRSVRQVAGEILEACPHIDVLVNNAGAFYDQRHWSEDKFEMTWAVNHLGPFLLTILLLDRLKENREARIIFTSSHGHKMAREGIGYDDLDGHRLYSPFKRLLGGANLRYGETKLANLLLTVELAKRLQGTGVTANCFDPGLVSTGFNMNNGALARMTMACMKPFSRTPEKGAETLVWLAESAELTGQSGNYYKDLKLGTSSRAAQDSESAAHLWEISEKQIRAAFSK